taattatactcTCACACACAATCCTTCTatcgttaaagggatagttcaccccaaaacgaAAATTACTCAatgatttacttaccctcaagccatcctaggtgtatatgtatttcttctttcagacaaatacaatcagttATATTAATTTTTGattttatattgatttttttgaagtccaataaagtgcatccatcttTAATAAAAAGTGCTTGACATGGCTCCATGCTTGTGTACGAaagttagcggaagctagagaatatggtttataaagttttaaatatggatatttttcttgcaCAACTGCATCAATTCACTTCAGAAGGTCTTTATTAACCCCTCAGAACCACGTGGagaaagaataaagtcatatacacctaggatagtTTGAAGGGGATTAAATCAtgaggtaattttcatttttggatgaattatctcTCTAAAGAGATCTAGAAAGTGAGATTGTAGAAGAGATTAAGTGTGTAATTGGCTGACCAACTGAATGGCCTGGTCCTATGAGTTCAGAGGTCAGGGGGCAGCACCTGTTAACACTAGAGTTATGGATCAGGCTGGAGGGAAGATGAGGAGAAGAGAGGGTGTTAAAAACGTGGTGGTAAATTTAAGAAGAGAGAAACAGGTGACTGTTGGAAAGATGGACGGGCCCGGGAAAGAACAGGTGGATCATTTGGAAAACAAGAATGAAAAAGAGGTGATGTGAATAGTACAAGAAATAAGGGTGTGAGGAAAAGAAATTAAGAAAGGGATAGAAGGGAAGGAGGGTGTTGAAATAGGCTATTTTTAACCAGTTGGCTCCTTACTTTGGTGGGTGATTAGCATACCCCAGAGAGGAGAACGACAGCAGGAGATCAGCTGCTCACATTACATGCTCTTTCATTCAGTTTGTTTGCCTCTTTTCATTCAGCATATGTAAAAATAGCAAATGTGATCTGTTTAATGTGTtgtatcttattttttttaaatatattttatatatatatatatatatatatatatatatatatagagagagagagatagagagagagagagagagtgattgcATATATTTacactacacagacacacacacacacacacatatatatatatatatatatatatatatgtatatactttatataaacatatgatatatgtaaaaaatgtatatatatatatatatatatatatatatatatgtctacacCCACTCTTGCCACTAGAGGACTCTATGGATCTCTTACAGTTTGAAAGGGCTACTGCTGGCTGTGATTTCTTGTCtggactatgtgtgtgtgtgtgtgtgtgtgtgtgtgtatgtgtttgtgaacAAACAACAGGTGAAGGCAGAGGGGCGATTCATGGCCTAAATCCTTAAAATAGCACGTATTCCTCTAGCACTGGGGCACTGGTGGCCCTGGGTGGGTGTTTTGATTGCTTGAGGGGGTCTGTTGGTAGCAGAGAGCGATGAGAGCCGGAGGCCAGCAGGTGATGAAGACTTTCCTCAGATGAAGGTGTTGGACTGAATGGATCTACAGTAGTAGATTCTCACTAGAGACGACAGATGGAGGATGGAGGATGGGGGTGGGGGTGCGGGTGGGGGACATGCATAACTGCACAACTCCTTTCCAAACAGAGAATGTGGGGATGACAACTAGACAACTTTTAAATGCCATTTTGTGGCATGAGCTAATGTTAATTAGAGCAGGAAAGAATTGGCTGAAGGAATATTGTAGGTTCAGTACAAGTTAAGCTCGCTTCACAgtatttctttataaaaaaaaaaaaaaatatatatatatatatatatatatagatagatagatagatatatagatatagtgttatttttatttgcatttatctgTGAAATATAACATGGTTTTCTGTGAACTATAACGTcagttaacattattttaatgtgtgcgTAGAaactattttatatacagtatatctggCATCCTAAAAAATGTAGAATCAAGTATTACATATAATTGACTGATTAATTTatatttgtctctttttttttttcttgtctcagATGATGTGTGTGACTTGAAAGCGGAGCGGCCAGGTATAGGCAGTGAAATGACCAAAGAGCGAGGCTCGTTAGAGGACAACGAGGAGAGAGACCAGGAGGAGGTGGAGGTCGGAAACGGAGAGAAGGGGCAGGAGGATGAGCGGGAGAAGAAAGAGGTGAAGGAGGAGAcggtggaggaggagaaggagggggACAGAGAGGAGCAGAGAGGAGTGGATGATGAAGATGAGCTGGAGGTTCTGAGGTCGCAGGTGGTGCAGCTGCTCCTGGAGCTGGAGGAGACCAGAGAGGTGTCACAACGACAGGAGGAGAGCTACAACGAGCTTCAGGGTGCGTATGCTTTTGGGGTCTGTTTTTAGGGTGTGACATCATCAACGAGGAGTTCCCTCTGAGCATGCTCAGCTGCCACTGACCGCCAAACcacctgttcctcacacaaacatTCCTGGCTTGTTAATATTGTGGGATGCCAGTGATAAGTTACTAATTACTCACGTCCCTCCAGCCGCCGTTTAATGTCATTGTTTTGCTTTGTAGGTCTTTTGGAGGAAGAGCGGCTGGCAAGCGCCCACCAGGCCGAGAGTTTTACGAGACAGATCCAGAGACTTCAAGGTGAACAGAAACACAATTAGAAACAGAAGCAGATGTGAACACATCCCAACTCTAATAACTGCCgtcaatgataaaataaataaacttaacttTAGTCTTTAAATATGACGGATGCAAATTATTATACTCAGTCATCAAGCAGCAAAAATATCCTCTTACATTTAGCATACTGAATAACAGCTGTGTCCAACACTATTGAATAAACATTCTTGATATATCAAGCTGTTGAATGATTTCAACACAGACCACAGATGATTTGAAGAGGCTATTTGCATATTCATATCTTTGTGCAGGATTAATAATAGAAAACATTTGCTATAGTTGGACATTTTATACTACACATGGTGTTACTGAATATACTCTTATACTACTACCCAGATAACATTTGTCACAATGTGCAATATATGTTATTGTACAATGCACTGGGTACTTTTTTCAGTATGCACTATATACTATGCAAATACATTTGTTCCAATACAGCTTTATTCTCTTTATGAATACATTAAAATTGATAATATCAACTTATTGAATTACTCTCTGTTCAAACACTCCTGCAAGGTCTTCTTGTATTCAAACTCAATGTTATCTGTGATTGTATTATGATGGAGATTATCTTAATCCTTCAACCCTGAACATCTCGTTTCCATTAGTTTGGTCGAGTGCAAGAGGGCCTGTGTGAGAAATGGGAAAAGGGGAGATGATGGAATTGTTGTTCACTTCCCCAGTGACTCACTTTCACTCTCTCGGCGGCTGTGCtgtaattaaatgaaatgaactgTGAGGAGGCAGAGTAAACCAGCGTTTGCAGAAGTGCATGGACTGTGCCGAGGTACCATCATGAGTAATGGCATCACAGATGTGAATAACACAACCAACCACAGGCAGAATCAGATTTACACGCTGAAGAAACGGCTCTTCGGTTTAATCACAGCCTGTGCCGAAGCGTTTTTTCTACCATCCGTTTTCCCGCCTTACAAGGAGACTGATTATAGTTTTCCAGAAGCCCCTGCAGACTAAAATTCATACTTCATgtggttagtttttttttgctaCTTGACAGCTGGACGTGCTGAGTGAATGCTGTAATGAGACATGAACCGAAGGCCTGTATACCCCTTCATGTTTTTCACATTTAGTTATGTTAAACTGCTTAAAATTACTTTTCTTAAAATCTACACCACACTCACCATAATGACAAAAAAACTGGATTTATCACAACTTTGCAAATGTATTAAAAAGGAAACACTGAAAAAATTACATAGTAATACCATATTATCCCATCACTGTACTTCAGTACTTTTTTGTTACTCAGTTTTTAGTTGAAAATATTGTTGTGTTGCTGTTTCTGACCCACAGCTCAGCTGCGTTCGGTGCAAGAGGAGCTGGACAGTCTTGAGGAGGAGAAGGCCAGCGAGCTGTGGGAGGCGCAGGAGGAGCTGCGTGTGGCACAGGAGGAGGTGCAGGAGCTGCAGCAGGCGGCGGAGGAGGCCGCAGCCGAGCGGGAGAATGACATCGCTCTGCTGCAGGAGGAACTGTGCCGTCTGCGTGCCGAACTGGAGCGTCTGCGTGGCACCACGCAGGAGTACGAGCTGGAGCTCACCACACTGCGGGCCGAAATCAGCATGAAGAACCAGCGCAGAGAAGAGCAGGAGAAAGCAGGAGAAGAAGGTCTGAGTCCCACCACACTACAGGCTCCCAATGGAGATATCCCAGATAAAAAGACCAGTTTATATGACGTGAcatatagccaagtatggtgacccatagtcAGAATTCGTActcttcatttaacccatccatagtccacacacacagcagtgaacacacacccggagcagtgggcagccatttatgctgcggcgcccgggaggAGTTGggtgttcggtgccttgctcacttcagtcatggtattgccggcccaagactcaaacccacaaccctagggttaggagtcaaactctctaacaacTAGGCCACGTCTTATCAGATATCAGCTTGAAGCGTAGGTTATACTGGCTAGTGCTGGTCTTGCTGGTGGATCAACATAGCTATGCTGTTTGCTAGACATTAGTGAAGCCTTGTTGTCCAGCTTGATCTTTCTAATGAGACTGGTTGGTCAAGGATGTCCTGTTAGTTAGGGACACCAGCATAATGTGCTCCACAATGAACTCAACACACTCTTAAAAACTGTGGGAATATGGGAATAAATGACCTCTAATGAGCGGTGAGATGGTGCAACGAGGAAATAATACAGCACACAGTCACACCCCTCCAAAACAACTTTCTGCAATTGGCAGGATGGGCCCATTTTccatgagggtgtgtgtgtgagatttgtTGGCTTTGTGTGCTTTGGCACAATCTTgctccaatgtttttttttggatgtgCTCAAATGCATAAGCTAAGAAGTGTGAAATAATGTGAATCCAATGTCTATTTCAGTTTTCTATATTTAAGAATTACATACACAAGTAACTAATTAAGAGAAagacatattatgtgtgtgtgtgtatatttgtgtgttagTGTCAGTGTGTGGTTTTTGCGTATTGTGGACAACATTTTTTCAAGGAAAATCTGACAATTTGACAACATTCATCATTAAGGAAAAATTGCTTAATCAGAGTTATtgttattaactaaaataaaaactattaaaaactggtttctgtaattgaaataaagctgtaataaagaatataaatctgaaatgaaagtatacattttatatggaaaaacctaaacgtaaaaaaaataaaaataaaaaataaataaatataaaaataatatgttgCTGAAAATAAGTTAAAGTTAAATAAGTAAAATTAGTttgttaaaatgcaaaaaaaaaaatcagagctAATAAAAATTTTTATACAACAGAAACTACTTAAAAcacaaaacttaaattaaaaagaaaactgaaaatataaaaatgttcaatacaaatacaaaaattttAACTAGAATATACAAATACATAACATTATGCTTAAAAAACATACTAAATAATgctttaatgaaaatgtttataaaaatgcttATGTGAGTTAAGTGATACTATGCtaatataattacaaaatattatcaatataaaaaaaaggtttatatacTTATTAGTTAAATATGGTTCACAATGATAGAAAATCATTGTGCATTGCATTTTTGTGGGTCTTCTTATCTATAATTTTGGGGTATAATCAATCAATTCCACACACATGAAAAGTTACATGCTCAGTGGAGTCAATTTTTCCAGACCTCGTCTGTGTTTCTGTACATTAGCCAGCTGAGATTTCTCCAGCAATTGCCTGATACGACATAGTACTCtgatattacccagaatgcattgtCACTGACAAATGCGAGTGTATTACAGGTTCTCTCAGTGTCTGAGTGTCTGTTTGACATTCTGACAGAGTGCAGGACCTCTGCGGAGCCCCATTTGTCTGGTGTTGAAAGGGTGCTGGGGCTGTTTTCTGCTCCCTTAATGCCGGTAGAACTTTACTATATTAAGATCTGCAGTAAAAACAGAATACCAGTGATTACTGCTGGTGGGGTCGTGTGGTCAGATGTGCTGATCACTAAGCAGTGTTGAACACAAACACATCAGAGCCTCTGATTGATGCATGCATGTTTcctctgatctggagtcagatgCGTCTGATGGTTATCTACACCCCATACACATTCAGGCCTGGCAGAGACGGAGTGCAGAGTTGTTTGCTAGTGAGATTCTTTCTAGATTAGGGCCTATGCTATCGGGGGTTTAACGTTGCACCATGGGGAACGTGCAAGGCAAACATGACTCTTGATTGACAGGTCAGACTGCTGCAGCGGGAAGAGAGCAGAATGGGTTGTTTCCATGGAGACTAGTTGCAGGGATGGTTTGTATTTACAGCACCCTGGACAAATGTTCAATATTTTTCTGCAGTGGATGTGTAGCAACTGTATCGTTTATTTCACAGTCTGAAACAAATCTATTTGGGTGCAATTTGGCCTTTATGTTCCAAGTGGCACACTACTATATTCatactagaattttttttatgtattatgtatttttttgatCGTACTGCTAAAAAATGTCGATGTATTTGTGcataatttgatgaaaaataaatacatgatcaCTTAAGTAGATGAAGGTCATGTGACTACAATGTAGTATATGACTCTGAATCagttatcattatatatatatatatatatatatatatatatatatatatatatatatatatatatatatatactagtttttttgttaattattattattttttaataaattaaaacttttattcagcaaggatgcatccaatttatcaaaagtgactgtaaagacattcataatgatACAGGAGACttctatttaaaataagtgttgttcttttaaactgtcTCAAATACAAAGCATCCTGGAAAAAAGATATCatgtttccacaaaagtattaagcaataataaatgtttcttgagcagcaaataagcatatagtatgtatgttttctgaaggatcatgtgacacaggaaaactagagcaatgatgctgaaatttcagcttttcattcgcaggaataaattacattttaaaaccttttagaatatttcacaatttcacttttttctttttcaaataaatgccaccttggtgagcatatgagTTCAAAAACAATC
The DNA window shown above is from Carassius carassius chromosome 26, fCarCar2.1, whole genome shotgun sequence and carries:
- the LOC132105632 gene encoding coiled-coil domain-containing protein 136-like, translating into MDCGLRLPPVIEEVLEPADDVCDLKAERPGIGSEMTKERGSLEDNEERDQEEVEVGNGEKGQEDEREKKEVKEETVEEEKEGDREEQRGVDDEDELEVLRSQVVQLLLELEETREVSQRQEESYNELQGLLEEERLASAHQAESFTRQIQRLQAQLRSVQEELDSLEEEKASELWEAQEELRVAQEEVQELQQAAEEAAAERENDIALLQEELCRLRAELERLRGTTQEYELELTTLRAEISMKNQRREEQEKAGEEGDMDQLMEECRSLKDVCQTLKNDNKQLSEKLEMLEQQRASSADSFLALKVEQNDGENDTGKDVEKEVMAEGFVSTLEVGGGEWVDGYTQKNISFEGKPITPTSVSGGFSEVFSLRDQLKQAEEKASQVQSECEGLKGELMELQGLYESSQRERADLEAELQHCRAELDRLAGRKAQSSTPSSECPILSIPFIGMVVIMGLIWCCWKELLS